The Magnolia sinica isolate HGM2019 chromosome 10, MsV1, whole genome shotgun sequence genome includes a window with the following:
- the LOC131217155 gene encoding nicotianamine synthase-like, which yields MASLQPSIGENHMSDDLLIAAVTKIHVSICKLDNLRPSKHVNSLLTQLVKLCTLPSSIDIKNLPEEAQQMRKNLIRLCGRAEGLLELEVSSLITKFPHPMSHLNLYPYYTNYLELAHIEHKILCDNGIVQFKRVAFVGSGSMPLTSIIMATHYMKSTYFDNYDIDESANQLARRIVGVDSDLGRRMRFKTCDVMDVREELGGFDCMFLAALVGMSREEKVRILGHMRKYMKCGSVLVVRSANGSRGFLYPVVEDEDLGGFEILSVFHPTNEVINSVVLVRKPIV from the coding sequence ATGGCTTCTCTCCAGCCATCCATCGGCGAAAACCACATGTCCGATGATCTTCTGATTGCCGCCGTCACGAAAATTCATGTAAGCATTTGCAAGCTAGATAACCTTAGGCCATCCAAGCATGTAAATAGCCTCCTAACCCAGCTAGTGAAGCTATGCACCCTCCCATCTTCAATAGATATCAAGAACTTACCTGAAGAAGCACAACAAATGCGCAAAAATCTCATCCGACTATGCGGGCGGGCTGAAGGCCTACTTGAACTCGAAGTCTCCTCTCTCATAACCAAATTCCCCCACCCAATGAGCCACTTGAACCTCTACCCTTACTATACTAACTATCTCGAGCTCGCCCATATCGAACACAAGATCCTCTGCGACAACGGCATCGTGCAATTCAAGAGAGTGGCCTTTGTGGGGTCCGGCTCGATGCCCCTAACATCGATTATCATGGCCACCCACTACATGAAATCAACGTATTTCGATAACTACGATATCGATGAGTCGGCGAACCAGCTGGCGCGACGGATTGTTGGGGTGGACAGTGATCTAGGGAGGAGGATGAGATTCAAAACATGTGATGTGATGGATGTGAGGGAGGAATTGGGTGGTTTTGATTGCATGTTTCTTGCAGCATTGGTTGGGATGAGTAGGGAAGAGAAGGTGAGGATACTTGGGCATATGAGGAAGTACATGAAATGTGGAAGTGTATTGGTAGTGAGGAGTGCAAATGGGAGTAGAGGATTTTTGTATCCAgtggtggaagatgaggatttGGGTGGGTTTGAAATTCTGTcagttttccatccaaccaatgAGGTAATTAATTCAGTAGTGCTTGTGAGAAAGCCCATTGTCTAA